Proteins co-encoded in one Aspergillus fumigatus Af293 chromosome 6, whole genome shotgun sequence genomic window:
- a CDS encoding dolichyl-diphosphooligosaccharide--protein glycosyltransferase subunit 4, which translates to MISDDDLYRLAIFLGSCAMMMIVLYHFLEVNAKDDTVEGELSGVKKSVERSTTAGVTPAPAAAAVGGTSAIGGGKDR; encoded by the coding sequence ATGATTTCAGACGACGATCTCTACCGTCTCGCCATCTTCCTTGGATCGTGCGctatgatgatgatagtaCTCTACCATTTCCTCGAAGTCAATGCGAAGGACGATACCGTTGAAGGCGAACTCTCCGGTGTAAAGAAATCGGTCGAACGTTCTACTACAGCCGGTGTAACGCCGGCACCGGCTGCCGCGGCCGTGGGGGGCACATCAGCAATTGGAGGTGGGAAGGACCGATAG
- a CDS encoding 60S ribosomal uL24 domain-containing protein produces MVQGQARTKRSEVRSNMSIKTTVREGVCLPPSHSVLTQVSVMRHAPAMSLRPIRVRPGGPGRELSPSGERGDVIQSRKAASPSLSGMSCDAHSGSHTFSANTLEYSKKSPFSTTTNDDNVHHARSYQKRRPIKMTVKNNGIASSRRKSRKAHFSAPSSERRVIMSAPLSKELREKYNVRAIPIRKDDEVTVVRGSNKGREGKITTVYRLKWCVHVERVVREKSNGQSVPIPIHPSKVVITKLKLDKDREQILERIGKGREAAKARA; encoded by the exons ATGGTGCAAGGTCAAGCAAGGACAAAGAGGTCGGAAGTGAGGTCAAACATGTCAATAAAAACAACTGTTAGAGAAGGCGTCTGCCTACCTCCATCTCACTCAGTGCTGACACAAGTATCAGTGATGCGACACGCTCCGGCTATGAGCCTTAGGCCGATCCGCGTGCGCCCAGGAGGGCCAGGAAGGGAACTTTCCCCTTCCGGAGAGAGGGGAGACGTCATCCAATCGCGGAAAGCCGCCAGCCCTAGCCTAAGCGGGATGTCATGTGACGCACATTCCGGTTCCCACACATTTTCGGCTAACACCTTAGAATACAGCAAAAAGAGTCCTTTTTCGACGACGACTAACGACGACAACGTTCACCACGCCCGGTCATATCAGAAAAGGAGGCCTATCAAGATGACCGTCAAGAACAACG GAATCGCCTCTTCCCGCCGGAAGTCGCGCAAGGCGCACTTCAGCGCTCCCTCCAGCGAGCGCCGTGTTATCATGAGCGCTCCTCTGAGCAAGGAACTCCGTGAGAAGTACAAC GTTCGCGCCATCCCCATCCGCAAGGACGACGAGGTCACCGTTGTGCGCGGCTCCAACAAGGGACGTGAAGGAAAGATCACCACCGTCTACCGTCTCAAGTGGTGCGTTCACGTTGAGCGTGTCGTCCGTGAGAAGTCCAACGGCCAGAGCGTCCCTATCCCCATCCACCCCTCGAAGGTTGTCATCACCAAGctcaagctggacaaggacCGCGAACAGATTCTGGAGCGCATCGGAAAGGGCCGTGAGGCTGCTAAGGCTCGTGCTTAA
- a CDS encoding Zn(II)2Cys6 transcription factor — protein MVVPLFSDLPAFTFNFIKCFPQLSRANWILITISFHSSSSAWRFIMNGPFIPTKNPSQPKGSGPSLLACLLCRHKHLKCDGVTPVCGRCAATGAECQYTPSRRGYKGPSKKRRANPSSPERTPSDQSSSFDFQSVALLDTPQDWSVPDGLSYIFPNGFASSGSNGSILNNDKALVSDSAPVSNGCPLTPDSVNSVAGDGYLIDIYYTYFHPSHPILPPLRILYRSHVPPFLEHVIKFIGSHFTPAANSEVYRPSVMSSAMEQESSVEKLQALLLLAVVLHSRNERAEAGQCLATAVDLAFELGLHRQDFAISMGRGDPIREESLRRTWWELFIVEGMLTALGVQRTFRTSLVPLEVGLPCEERIFQDGLAAPPPPTIAQFDDHIFADEERDFSSYTYRIEAVRILGRVVAIQEMLEGQEDHVEAVDARINSFFHHLPESKAELLRPDGSVDEMMFQAKMIANGASVYLNFPRSDLLSSPAVAAEVICGHHGPCSIPAFTHNDHAMKALKAAKDISQLASIRLPVVKHTPFFICALVLSSIVQLASCSVKAGRMPEPSRERLSLTIGVFKTLARTWAISQAIMRQVKAVARDVLDVGLRPAAEPLQVDLTTVLDGGRFWLPEALPS, from the exons ATGGTGGTCCCGCTCTTCTCCGACCTGCCTGCGTTCACCTTCAACTTTATCAAATGCTTCCCACAGCTCAGTCGAGCTAATTGGATCTTGATCACCATCTCATTTCATTCCTCATCCT CTGCGTGGCGGTTCATCATGAACGGACCATTTATTCCAACCAAGAACCCTTCTCAGCCCAAGGGCTCTGGGCCTTCTCTCCTGGcttgtcttctttgccgCCATAAGCATCTTAAATGTGACGGGGTGACCCCTGTTTGTGGCCGCTGCGCAGCCACAGGGGCAGAGTGCCAGTACACTCCTTCTCGTCGTGGGTATAAAGGACCCTCCAAGAAACGGCGCGCCAACCCGTCGTCTCCCGAACGGACACCCTCTGATCAATCGTCTTCGTTCGACTTTCAGTCGGTCGCACTACTGGATACTCCCCAGGATTGGAGCGTTCCGGACGGACTTTCTTACATTTTCCCAAACGGCTTTGCCTCTTCAGGCTCGAATGGTTCCATTCTCAACAACGACAAGGCACTAGTGTCGGACTCTGCGCCGGTCAGCAACGGTTGCCCTCTCACTCCTGATTCGGTGAATTCCGTCGCTGGTGATGGGTATCTCATCGATATTTACTATACGTACTTTCACCCTTCGCATCCGAttcttcctccgcttcgTATACTCTATCGGTCTCATGTGCCGCCATTTCTCGAGCATGTTATCAAGTTCATCGGTTCCCACTTTACCCCCGCCGCAAATAGTGAGGTATATAGGCCCTCCGTGATGTCATCAGCGATGGAGCAAGAAAGCTCcgtggagaagctgcaggcgctgctgctgctggctgTTGTGCTGCATTCGCGAAACGAGCGGGCAGAAGCCGGGCAATGCCTCGCTACCGCCGTCGATCTGGCTTTCGAACTCGGACTTCATCGTCAGGATTTCGCCATTTCCATGGGCAGAGGTGATCCGATACGGGAAGAAAGTCTGCGACGCACTTGGTGGGAGCTGTTCATAGTAGAAGGCATGTTGACTGCCCTGGGTGTCCAGCGTACCTTCCGTACCAGCCTAGTACCACTCGAGGTCGGCCTACCGTGTGAGGAACGCATCTTCCAGGATGGATTGGCTGCTCCACCGCCTCCTACCATTGCTCAATTTGACGACCACATTTTTGCCGACGAGGAGCGAGATTTTTCCTCCTACACTTATCGGATCGAAGCTGTCCGAATCCTCGGGCGGGTGGTTGCTATCCAGGAAATGCTTGAGGGTCAAGAAGACCATGTGGAGGCGGTCGACGCGCGTATCAACAGTTTTTTCCACCATCTTCCCGAATCGAAAGCCGAGTTATTGCGTCCAGATGGGTCGGTGGACGAGATGATGTTCCAGGCGAAAATGATCGCGAACGGAGCGAGTGTCTATCTCAACTTCCCACGGTCTGACCTATTATCGTCGCctgcggttgctgctgaggtCATCTGTGGACATCATGGTCCCTGCAGCATCCCGGCCTTCACACACAATGATCATGCCATGAAAGCTCTCAAGGCAGCCAAGGACATCTCCCAGTTAGCCTCCATCCGACTACCAGTTGTCAAACATAcacccttcttcatctgcgcgTTGGTTCTCAGCTCCATCGTGCAGCTAGCATCCTGCTCCGTCAAAGCCGGAAGGATGCCAGAACCCAGTCGGGAACGACTGAGTCTCACCATTGGTGTCTTCAAAACTCTGGCTCGGACGTGGGCTATCTCTCAGGCGATAATGCGACAGGTCAAAGCTGTGGCGCGCGACGTGTTGGATGTTGGATTGCGGCCCGCGGCGGAGCCGCTGCAAGTGGATTTGACGACTGTGCTTGACGGTGGCCGGTTCTGGTTGCCAGAGGCACTCCCCAGCTGA
- a CDS encoding TBC domain-containing protein: protein MAERDIQQQLRRSSSRTSSTSRHSQRAKTVRARSQKRHSASSNATTTDLTSFPSLSPDRSPDGFVGQPALNRALTNALLDGDAEEGSGDITRDRRSTLAKLTGAVPASSGRAALFDDSFTMHDFPGALHLADDSNIERLIASMGAVKLVRQFARDLAQRDAEISALRQRADARERELKRMLREVSVSNQDIERRLYALENAPRKNSGGEDAENDAEQAGRQGRGVHGLMQQAMSDGVGSQLHEDDSVHSSDQVQATVRGPQRSEIDSRSGTSSVDSGTTRKRQSSVRGWQDYIFGSGTASRKTSRASSIMDDVGEVEEGAHNPRASNNNRRKALDEQLFQPPSERSGGGIAAKHAVSGLVSGDDASTHSRKSSKSITSWTVRLFAGGSQNSRDENDAGSVRSRTSSIHQDKTRGSSSTSTNPKTALSAVAALKRINSNTSIHSAPGRSTNGSTGPGRTAAPSGPVEMDAILPMESRPPTLSHMYNNYQPGELLTDRFGFIYDQRRKKRQREAAMSKNNSKRLSIAETLSSFRTETSDGDEDAVQGIAEPQRSPFSVSPEDPEAGAVAIRKWQDYLKFPTRPTELLSHTPSAGPIVSLTTTSEPPPRSTAVAVDRHGSLSVNPNAPPSASTSTVVADRPEFAGTSADEPTTAATQSASTENEPVKLLLEQLTELHDALQRDRTVRWNEFMRKVRAERRKEGEAAAAAAISTRAAQSVDTPEASLAVGEVVGIANLGNKGKVGRAKWREFRSLVLGGIPVALRAKIWSECSGASSMRVPGYYDDLVAGIGGSEPDPSVVAQIDMDINRTLTDNVFFRKGPGVSKLREVLLAYSRRNPEVGYCQGMNLIAASLLLITPTAEDAFWILASMIENILPQHYYDHGLLASRADQVVLRQYISEVLPKLAAHLDSLGVELEALTFQWFLSVFTDCLSAEALYRVWDVVLCLNVTSVVNPGTGSGSHSSTRESNDANNSTAQDIASGSGGGSTFLFQVALALLKLNEQQLLTTCSTPAELYTYINHQMTNHAISIDGLIQASEALRNVVRREDVVARRAEALREMRELGGSTQSADAEANSA from the exons ATGGCGGAGCGTGATATCCAGCAGCAACTGCGTCGTTCCTCCTCGCGAACGTCGTCCACCTCGCGGCACAGTCAAAGAGCTAAGACCGTTCGTGCTCGATCTCAGAAGCGCCATTCTGCCTCCTCCAAtgccaccaccaccgacCTCACgtccttcccctccctctCGCCGGACCGCTCTCCCGACGGCTTCGTCGGCCAGCCCGCGCTGAATCGCGCCTTGACGAACGCATTGCTGGACGGGGACGCGGAAGAAGGTTCAGGCGATATCACCCGTGACCGACGGTCCACCTTAGCCAAGTTGACCGGGGCGGTCCCCGCGAGCTCTGGCCGTGCCGCCTTGTTCGACGATTCGTTCACCATGCACGATTTCCCCGGTGCGCTGCATCTAGCGGATGACTCGAATATCGAACGGTTAATAGCCAGTATGGGGGCAGTGAAGCTGGTCAGACAGTTCGCCCGTGACCTGGCGCAGCGGGATGCAGAGATTTCGGCGCTGCGTCAACGAGCGGATGCTAGGGAGCGGGAACTGAAGAGGATGCTCCGTGAGGTGTCCGTTTCCAACCAGGATATTGAGCGAAGGCTATATGCGCTGGAGAATGCTCCGCGCAAGAACTCTGGCGGTGAGGACGCTGAAAACGATGCGGAGCAGGCAGGTCGTCAGGGGCGAGGGGTTCATGGGCTCATGCAGCAGGCGATGAGTGACGGGGTGGGGTCACAGCTACATGAGGACGACTCGGTGCACTCCTCGGATCAAGTCCAGGCGACAGTTCGTGGGCCGCAGCGCTCAGAGATTGACTCGCGCTCAGGCACGTCGAGTGTCGATTCAGGAACTACCCGAAAGAGACAGAGTTCTGTTCGCGGTTGGCAGGATTACATCTTCGGCAGCGGTACCGCCAGTCGGAAAACTAGTAGAGCGAGCAGTATCATGGACGACGTTGGAGAAGTCGAGGAGGGCGCCCATAATCCTCGTGCTTCAAACAACAATCGCCGGAAAGCGCTGGACGAGCAGCTCTTTCAACCTCCTAGCGAACGTTCTGGGGGTGGCATAGCTGCAAAACATGCAGTTTCTGGGTTAGTCAGTGGAGACGATGCTAGTACTCATTCCCGCAAATCGTCAAAGTCAATTACGTCGTGGACGGTCAGGCTGTTTGCTGGAGGGTCTCAGAATAGCCGAGACGAGAATGACGCGGGATCCGTCCGCAGCAGAACTTCCTCCATCCATCAGGACAAGACTAGAGGCTCCTCGTCCACGTCCACAAATCCCAAAACGGCCCTCTCAGCGGTCGCAGCGTTAAAACGGATCAACAGCAACACTAGCATACACAGTGCGCCTGGCAGATCTACCAATGGGTCCACTGGGCCCGGCAGAACAGCGGCTCCTTCTG GGCCAGTCGAAATGGATGCCATTCTCCCCATGGAATCTCGTCCCCCAACCCTTTCTCATATGTATAACAACTATCAGCCTGGAGAGCTACTCACCGATCGGTTTGGATTTATCTATGACCAGCGTCGGAAAaagaggcagagagaagCTGCTATGTCCAAGAATAATAGCAAGCGTCTGAGCATCGCTGAAACACTCAGCAGCTTCCGCACCGAGACATcagatggagatgaagatgctGTGCAAGGAATTGCGGAGCCTCAGCGCTCACCCTTCTCGGTTTCGCCCGAGGatccagaagctggagctgtgGCTATACGGAAATGGCAGGATTATCTAAAGTTTCCAACGCGACCGACCGAATTACTATCTCACACCCCATCAGCCGGCCCTATTGTGTCACTTACCACCACAAGCGAACCTCCGCCGCGTAGTACTGCAGTAGCGGTTGACCGACATGGTTCGCTTTCTGTCAACCCAAATGCTCCGCCATCTGCATCTACATCCACGGTCGTCGCTGATCGCCCAGAATTTGCGGGAACATCCGCCGATGAGCCAACGACTGCAGCCACGCAGAGTGCGTCCACAGAGAATGAACCAGTCAAATTGCTTCTTGAGCAATTGACAGAGCTCCACGATGCTCTCCAACGGGACAGGACCGTCAGATGGAACGAGTTCATGCGCAAGGTGCGCGCAGAACGCAGGAAGGAgggagaagctgctgctgctgctgcgatATCTACTAGAGCTGCGCAGTCTGTCGACACGCCAGAAGCATCTCTAGCAGTCGGCGAAGTAGTTGGAATAGCTAATCTAGGGAACAAGGGCAAAGTCGGTCGTGCCAAGTGGCGGGAGTTCCGATCGCTCGTCCTTGGGGGGATTCCGGTTGCTCTGCGGGCGAAGATTTGGTCCGAATGCAGCGGCGCATCCTCCATGCGAGTGCCTGGTTATTATGATGATCTGGTGGCAGGTATCGGTGGTAGCGAACCGGACCCATCGGTTGTAGCGCAAATTGACATGGATATCAACCGGACGCTAACCGACAATGTGTTCTTCCGTAAAGGTCCCGGCGTGTCTAAATTGAGAGAGGTGCTACTGGCATACTCACGCCGCAACCCAGAGGTAGGATATTGCCAGGGGATGAACCTGATCGCTGCTTCGCTACTTCTCATCACTCCGACCGCAGAGGACGCTTTCTGGATTCTCGCCTCGATGATTGAAAACATCCTCCCTCAGCATTATTACGATCACGGATTACTTGCTTCACGAGCCGATCAGGTCGTGCTACGACAGTACATCTCCGAAGTGCTACCTAAACTAGCCGCACACCTTGACTCGTTGGGCGTCGAGCTCGAAGCTCTGACATTCCAATGGTTCCTCTCCGTCTTCACCGACTGCTTGTCTGCCGAAGCACTCTACCGCGTCTGGGATGTGGTGCTCTGCCTCAACGTCACCAGCGTCGTGAATCCCGGAACTGGAAGTGGCTCCCACTCTTCAACCCGGGAGTCCAACGATGCGAACAATTCCACTGCCCAAGACATTGCATCGgggagcggcggcggcagcacGTTCTTATTCCAAGTGGCTCTCGCACTCCTGAAACTCAAcgagcagcagctcctgACCACCTGCTCCACCCCGGCGGAACTCTATACATACATCAACCACCAAATGACCAACCACgccatcagcatcgacgGGCTCATCCAGGCCAGCGAGGCCCTCCGGAACGTCGTCCGCCGCGAAGACGTCGTGGCTCGACGGGCAGAGGCCCTGCGAGAAATGAGGGAACTCGGCGGATCAACCCAGTCAGCTGATGCCGAAGCCAATTCCGCCTGA
- a CDS encoding putative C2H2 finger domain protein: MANDYFERLQNHRETGPSRFPQQNQYASFRSPFQRYPDAVLDLPPTYQTPLSDIHQPYHYQTHYAPLEQYVRPQDTTYSSLTTYPLIPYQGGQQYRANPPATTHQPPPAPPLSTLSQPLPWNHAQTQPQNTLSYLNYPPSTRAAEVVDVDVSGHDGKRRRLESSATVTLSKPTMPPQGRLSKYSFTPQDTTDRSYLKTRADIAKPLDVTDAAEKLQYDPKTIARDVLIASGRHPTEAPLNHHLFRLRDVFTGLDTASDLETFRWDLVDPDDKQANNTTTARDVQLLSAPAHVTSAMVRPAQPNPPYAGVTATPQHPHQQYQQPSQLQPRPLQTLETSQTSQTSQTVPEQRSSSQPNSQKQVQPPSDPQPRSHPSPQVQLQAQPPSQPQPKPGPSIQIRTKTQPPPKAKSSPRSSTNMVGRRPGRPPASSKIEVTIPITSQIPYKVYTCGWEKCQAELHNLEMLKKHISKIHVPYTLTCQWKDCTFRENLPAVQLYKHVLSEHVVSIAWTLGDGPSVPATEDRVAGESPLPKTIPESTQPGGEDSLVFPASYSSIRAFNRVHGNHTQIEKAREIFKAVQRLKEHIGYGLDPGGCQLATPTRIGRVSNDEDVYAVRHES; encoded by the exons ATGGCGAACGATTACTTCGAACGGCTTCAGAATCACCGAGAGACGGGCCCTTCTCGGTTTCCTCAGCAAAATCAATATGCCTCTTTCCGATCGCCGTTTCAGAGGTACCCAGATGCTGTCTTGGATTTGCCCCCTACATATCAAACGCCATTGAGTGACATTCACCAACCGTACCATTATCAAACACATTATGCTCCTCTTGAGCAATATGTGAGGCCGCAAGACACAACATATTCCTCATTGACTACCTATCCTTTAATCCCTTATCAAGGAGGACAGCAATACCGAGCAAACCCACCTGCGACTACACATCAACCACCTCCTGCCCCTCCTCTTTCGACCCTCTCCCAACCTCTACCCTGGAACCACGCTCAAACACAACCGCAAAATACTTTGTCATATCTGAACTATCCACCTTCTACGCGCGCGGCCGAGgtcgttgatgttgatgttaGTGGGCATGATGGGAAGAGACGTCGTCTTGAATCATCCGCGACTGTGACCTTGTCGAAGCCGACGATGCCACCTCAAGGAAGACTCTCGAAATACTCATTTACTCCGCAAGACACCACGGACAGGAGCTATCTGAAGACGCGTGCGGACATAGCAAAACCTCTGGATGTGACTGACGCGGCGGAAAAGCTACAATACGATCCGAAAACAATTGCCCGAGATGTCTTAATTGCATCTGGGCGCCACCCTACGGAAGCTCCTTTGAATCATCATCTGTTCCGCCTTCGAGATGTCTTCACTGGGCTCGACACTGCTTCAGATTTGGAAACCTTTCGCTGGGATCTTGTAGACCCGGACGACAAGCAAGCCAATAATACAACCACAGCACGTGACGTACAACTGTTGTCCGCGCCAGCGCATGTGACTTCCGCCATGGTGCGTCCAGCCCAACCAAATCCTCCATATGCTGGTGTTACCGCAACTCCGCAGCACCCTcatcaacaatatcaacaaCCATCGCAACTACAGCCACGGCCCTTGCAGACGCTGGAGACATCACAGACATCACAGACATCACAGACAGTCCCTGAGCAGAGATCCTCATCTCAACCCAATTCTCAGAAACAAGTACAACCTCCCTCTGATCCCCAGCCTCGGTCGCACCCTTCGCCCCAAGTACAACTGCAAGCACAGCCCCCGTCGCAGCCGCAACCAAAGCCCGGACCCTCAATTCAAATTCGTACAAAGACACAGCCGCCTCCTAAAGCAAAGTCGTCACCGCGCTCATCAACCAATATGGTCGGGAGAAGACCTGGGCGACCGCCAGCGAGCTCTAAGATTGAGGTTACAATACCAATCACTTCCCAGATTCCGTATAAGGTCTACACGTGTGGCTGGGAGAAGTGCCAAGCGGAGCTGCACAATCTTGAAATGCTCAAGAAGCACATTTCTAAAATTCACGTGCCTTACACGCTCACGTGTCAATGGAAAGACTGCACATTTCGCGAGAACCTACCGGCGGTGCAATTGTACAAGCATGTCCTTTCAGAACATGTGGTGTCTATCGCATGGACGCTGGGCGATGGACCATCAGTGCCTGCAACTG AGGACCGTGTTGCTGGCGAAAGTCCCTTGCCTAAAACAATCCCGGAGTCTACCCAGCCAGGGGGCGAAGACTCTCTAGTATTCCCTGCAAGTTACAGTTCGATTCGCGCATTCAATCGTGTCCATGGCAACCATACGCAAATCGAGAAAGCCCGGGAAATCTTCAAGGCAGTACAGAGGCTGAAGGAACATATCGGGTATGGATTAGATCCCGGTGGATGCCAGCTGGCTACCCCCACAAGGATTGGGAGGGTGAGCAACGATGAGGATGTCTATGCAGTGAGGCATGAGTCTTAG
- a CDS encoding synaptobrevin family protein, protein MASSSQPSSFLLYSCIAHRTTILAEHLSPGTSSTAASSLASIILPKITHDKPQKLTYTHERLFIHYIADSPSGSSDDAGRQEPNSYAPLSYIVVATAEQGRRIPFAFLLEMKRKFLSTYPPSSTDFSSLPAYGCAAFNSELRSLLQTYNTAPPSDSLASARREIDSVRDIMTENIERVLERGERIDLLVDKTDRLGGSAHDFRVRSRGLRRRMWWKNIKLMVLLAVVVVFLIYLFVGMGCGLPAWGKCVGHSA, encoded by the exons ATGGCCTCATCGTCACAACCTTCGAGCTTCTTGCTTTA CTCTTGTATAGCACACCGCACAACTATCCTCGCGGAGCATTTATCACCCGGAACATCCTCAACTGCAGCCTCTTCGCTAGCGTCCATTATTCTCCCTAAGATCACGCATGACAAGCCTCAGAAGCTCACTTACACACATGAGCGTCTCTTCATCCATTACATCGCAGATTCACCCTCGGGCTCTTCAGACGATGCCGGTCGTCAGGAACCCAACTCCTATGCACCTCTCAGCTACATCGTCGTGGCGACCGCCGAACAAGGCCGTCGCATTCCATTTGCCTTTCTCCTCGAGATGAAACGCAAGTTCCTATCGACCTACCCCCCTTCGAGCACTgatttctcttctctccctgCATACGGCTGCGCCGCTTTCAACTCGGAGCttcgttctcttctccagacaTACAATACCGCCCCGCCGTCGGACTCGCTTGCTTCAGCCCGACGGGAGATCGACAGCGTCCGTGACATTATGACAGAGAATATTGAGCGGGTACTGGAGCGTGGTGAGCGAATTGATTTGTTGGTCGATAAGACTGATCGGCTCGGCGGCAGCGCGCACGACTTCCGAGTGCGTAGTCGCGGTCTGCGGCGGCGGATGTGGTGGAAGAATATCAAGCTGATGGTGCTTCTGGCTGTTGTGGTGGTCTTCCTCATCTATCTTTTCGTCGGTATGGGATGCGGCTTGCCAGCTTGGGGGAAGTGTGTTGGGCACAGTGCGTAG